A region of the bacterium genome:
GTGCGGCAGCAATGAGTCCAACCAGCAGCACGCTCCCCGTGGTCGTGAAGCGTTTGCCGTTCCAGGCGGTGATTCCGACGTTGAAGACGAAGAGCAGTACGTCGACCACGACGAGGTAGTCGAGGGGACGCGGGATCTCGAGGAACTTCCGTCCCTCCCACCAGTTGAACTGGAACCCGACCAGCGCGACCACCCCCACGATGACCAACGCAGCCCACTGCACGACCGCAAGCCGCACGCTGTAGAGCTCGCGGTCGGCCTCCTCGGGAATGATGTAGTACGCCGCGCCCATGAATCCCGAGAGCATCCAGAGAACGAGCAGGTTGACGTGCGAGCTCCGGGCGGCATTGAACGGGATCCAGTCGTGCAGCACGTCGTAGCCCATGTGCGCGAAGCCCATGATGTACCCGAAGACGATCTGCAGCACGAGGAGCGCCATGGACGTCGCGAAGAACAGGTAGGCCACTCGCTGGGATTGGAACTTCATCGCGCGCTCCTATCGGAGGGTCATGAGCCAGCCGACGATCTCGGTTCGAGTCTCGTCGGGAAGGCCCAGGTTGGGCATGGCGGTTCCGGGCTTGACCGCCTGGGGATTCTCGAGCCAGGTGTGCAGGTCGGGCTCGGTGAAGCGATTCGCGACGCCGTCGAGGGCGGGCCCGACGTTGCCACCGCTACCCGCGACCGAGTGGCAGGCGATGCAGACCTGCTTGAAGATCTCGGGTGCTGATTCAAGCGCGGCCGTCTGCGACGTGGTCGGGGTCGGCATGGTCTCGACCGTGGGTGCAGCCATGTCGGGGGGCGGCGGAAACCCGTTGGTGTCGATCCGCCCGATCCATTGGAAGAAGGCGATCAGTGCCTGGATCTGCTCAGGCTCGAAGTCGTACTGCACCATGCGGCGCTGTCCCGGGAACATGGCTTCGGGATCCTTCAGGAAGATCTCGATCCACTTGGGCCCGCGGCGGTCGTAGACCTGGGTAAGCTCGGGCGCGTAGTACGCCCCCTCGCCCAGAATTGTGTGGCAGCCCATGCAATTGTTCTGGTCGAAGATCTCCTTGCCGTGAACCACCTCTGGCGTCAGCGCATCCTCGTTCGTGCGCTCTGGAGCTTGCCGGAGAGTATCGATCGTGAGCAGCAGAAAGATGAGCGAGAAGAACGCGGTCGCGCCAAGGAAGAAGATGCGTGCCTGTG
Encoded here:
- a CDS encoding c-type cytochrome, which encodes MLSKSQARIFFLGATAFFSLIFLLLTIDTLRQAPERTNEDALTPEVVHGKEIFDQNNCMGCHTILGEGAYYAPELTQVYDRRGPKWIEIFLKDPEAMFPGQRRMVQYDFEPEQIQALIAFFQWIGRIDTNGFPPPPDMAAPTVETMPTPTTSQTAALESAPEIFKQVCIACHSVAGSGGNVGPALDGVANRFTEPDLHTWLENPQAVKPGTAMPNLGLPDETRTEIVGWLMTLR